TCTTCGGTGAATCCGAGTTCTGGTTTGCAATCGTCAAGGTCGGCGCCATCATCGTCCTGATCGTTTTCGGTGGCGCGGCGCTGTTCGGCTTCCACCCGCTCAGCGAGGCGGCCAACCATCCCAGCCTGTTCCAGAACTTCAACACCTCCGGCGGTCTCTTCCCCAACGGCTTCACCGGGGTCCTGGTCACCGCACTTGCAGTGTTCTACGCCTTCTCCGGCTCGGAACTCATCGGTGTGGCAGCGGGCGAGACAACTGATCCCGCCACCAGCATCCCCAAAGCTATGCGCAGCACAGTCATCCGTCTCCTGATCTTCTTCGTCGGGGCCATTGCTGTCATCGCCGCCACCATCCCGTTCGAGCAGGTCGGACTTGATGAAAGCCCGTTCGTGACGGTCTTCTCATCCATCGGCATCCCGTTCGCCGCCGACATCATGAACTTCGTCATCATCACCGCGCTCCTCTCCGCCGGAAACAGCGGTCTCTTCTCCTGCGCCCGCATGCTGTACTCCCTTGCCGATGAGGGGCACGCTCCCCAGGCACTGAAGAAGCTGACCCGGCGCGGCATCCCGATGATTGCACTCTCCGTCAGCATGCTCGGCGGCCTGGCTTCGCTGATCAGCAGCGTCGTTGCCCCGGAAACTGTGTACCTCGCGCTGGTGTCAGTGGCAGGATTCGCCGTCGTCGGAGTGTGGATGTCCATCACCGCCTCGCACTTTTTCCACCGCAGGGCCTTCGTCAAGAACGGCGGCGATGTTGCTGCCCTCGCCTACCGGGCCCCGCTGTTCCCGCTGGTGCCGATCCTGGCCTTTTCGCTCTGCCTTATTTCGCTGGTAGGCATCGCCTATGACCCGAACCAGGTTGCGGCACTCTACTTCGGAGTCACCTTTGTGGGTGTCTGCTACGCCTTCTTCTACTTCAAGTACGGGCGCAAGGCACGCTTCGGCCAGCCTGCCTAAGGCAGTCATCAAAAATTGAAGGGCTGACCGGCTTGGTGGCCGGGGACTTCCGTCCCCGGCCACCAAGCCATGACGGCATGTGAGAATAGGCGTAGTTGTCGGCCGGAAGGAGCGTAGAGCGTGGATTCCTCCTCGGAAGCGTCATCCATGGCCCAGGGACTTCGGATTGTCCGGCTGGTTGCAGACCGGGAGAAGTGGGGCAGGCGGCTCCTTGGCGTTTCCCAGCTCGCCGCCGAGCTGGAGATGGAACAAAGCCGGGTCTCCCGGCTGACCCAGGAACTGTGTGAGCTGGGCCTGTTGGAACGCGTGGAACGCGGCCCTTTCCGGACCGGCCCGCGTTTTTTCGGCCTGGCAGCAGCGTTGAATACAGGATGGGTGCGTGAATCCAGGAGCGAGCTGGAGGCTCTGGTGGCTTCTTTCGGCCTGAGAGCCAGGGTCTCCGTCCGCGAGGGGTTCCGCGTCATTCTCCTGCGGGCCTCGAGCAATGACGCGGTGCCGGGCAGCTTCGTGAAGCCCGGTATGGTCACGCCGGTGTGGTGTACGGGCTCCGGCCGCGCTTTGTTGTGGGACCACGGGACGCCTGCCGTCGAGGCCCTCCTCGAAGGCGTTAACTTCATCGGAGTAGGCGGCCCCGGGGCGGCTCATTCACCGCAGGAAGTCGCCGAACTGTTGGACCGGGACAGGGCGCGGGGCTTCATCCTTGCGGAGGAAGAATTCGAGCACGGAGTCTATGAACTGGCCGTTCCCGTCCGCCGCGCTGATGGCTCCATACTTGCCGCCCTCAGTGTCCTGGGTGGTCGGGCCGAGATCGAGTCCGGCACCGATGACATAGCAGCGGCACTCACTGCAGCAGGCCAGCGGCTGGGGTCCAACGATGGCCGCGCGCGGGAAAACGACGGCCGGAAGGGCCTCGCCGGGTAAAGCCCGGTCTGCGGCTAGGCCCGGCCCAGTGTCGACTCAAGCCATTTTCCCCATGACTGGAGCGCCTTGGCGCAGGATTCCCGCCGTGGCTCCAGGCGGGTCTTGGCGCCCACGGTCTGCAGCGCTGCCACCACGTCGCCCTTGAAGTCCCGAATCGGAACGGCGAGGGAATACAGTCCGGGCTCGGCTTCCTCGTCGACGATGGAGTACCCGCGTGCCCGCGCCGTGCGCAGCCGTGACAGGAAATCGTCGACGTCGACAGGTGTCTTGGGGCCGTGCCGCACGAAGGCGACGCCGGAGAAAACGGTCCTGACCTCGTCGTCGGACGCTTCCCACAGCAGTGCCTGGCCGGCATCGCTGCAGTAGGCCGGATAGGGGCGGCCCAGCCAGGAACCTACCATGTTGCTGCTTGCCGGGACACGCTCACCGACGGTGACGGTGCTGTCCCCGCTCAGAATGCCAAGGAAGCATCCTTCATCAGTTTCAGCGGCCAGGCCTTCCAGTGCGGTCACGCCGTCAGTCTGCAGGCGCTGCTCAGTCAGGAGCTGCGCGTCCGTCAGGAGCGACCAGTCCAGGGCGTAGGACCGATGGTCCCCGCGTGCCAGGAACCCTTCCTGCTGGGCGGTCCGCAGGCTGCGCGAAACCTGGCTGCGGTCCTTGCCGAGATCGGCCGCTATGTCAGCGACCGTCCCGCCGGGGAGGCCGTCTGCGGTGCGGGAGCCCACCGCCAGGACGGCCATGATTCCCCGGCCCATGCTGGATGTTTTAGGCATGGATCCGATTCTAGTCACTGGACGGGTGAGCCCTAGTGGATGGCGACAATCCTGGCAGGAAAGCCGCTTCCGCCCAGAGGCTTGGGCCAGCTGGCGATCAGCGCCGCGCCGGCCTCCGGAAGCCCGTCCAGGTTCGCCATCAACTCGATCTGCCACCGGTTCTGCGCCAGGACGTAGGTCTCCAGGGTGAAGTCCTGCCGGGACGTGGCGAGGCCCGGGTCTGTGTCTGTTTGTTCATGCCCCACCGCGGTGACTGAACGCTCCTCGATCAGGAATGACAGGACTTCGTGCGACCACCCCGGCGTGTGGCTGACGCCGTCGTCGTCCCTGTTTGCCATCGCGCCGGCATAGGGCCACCGGTGGCTCCACCCTGTCCGCAAGGCCACGAAGGAGCCCGAAGGGATGGCACCGTTGCGCTCTTCCCATGCCTGGACGTCCGCCATCGTCGGAGTGGCGTCGGCGTCTGCGGTGACACGTCCGGAGATGTCGAGGATGACGAGCGGAAGGATCATCTCCTCCACCGGAATCTGGTCCAGGGTCCGTCCGCCGCGGATGAAGTGCGAGGGGGGATCAACGTGTGTTCCCCATTGGCCGATGATGGAATAGCGGTGGGCGGTGAAGCCGTCACCCTTTTCCAGATCGAAGACGGCTTCCCTGACTTCGTCGGGGAAGGCCGGGAAATGCGGCTGGCCGGGGTGGAATGCGTGCGTCAGGTCGGTGAATGACCTACCGGCAAGGAGCAGCTCCAGGCTGTCCCACAGTGCAGTCGTGGTGGTGGCTTGAGTCATGATGCGGCCTGGCTTTCAAAGACTGCCGGAAGGGCGGTGTTGGAGACACTGATCGGCCCTGTCAGCTCGATGACGGGCACCTCCCAGGGATGGATATCCACGATGTGCTGCACGAAGAGTTCCACGTCAGCATCATCGAGCGCCGCATCGAAATATGTCGTGAAGACAAAGGTGGGTGAGATCGTCGGCTGGCCAGCCTTGCCCAGCGTCGGATTGGCGCCCTCCGTGCAGGTAAACCCCTCGAAACCCAGACTTGATTCGAAGACGTGCTGGTAGTTGCCAAAATCGCCCAGCGCCGGGGAGTCAACCAAGGCCTGGAGCAGGGCCACGATGCCCGCCTCATCCTTGAGTGCTCCCGCATCGCCCTCGGCGAGCCGTGTGAAGGTTTCCGATGCTATGGGCCAGTGCACGCGCAGTTTACGCACGGCTTTCATTTCAATCTTCAAGGGAATCCTCTTCCTGATCAGTTCACAAACGGGCTGCTGCATGCCATGCTGGCATATAGTGATGATCATTACAAGCATCAAGAAATGCTTATCCCGCACACCTTGAGAAGCAATCGAACAGCCTGGAGCCCGTACGATGCCCAGTAACACCAAGCTTTCCCGCCTGCTCGAAGCCGGAGCCGACCTGACAGTGGATGGCGCCCTGGCCACGGAGCTTGAAGCGCACGGCTGCAATCTGGAAGACCCTTTGTGGTCGGCCAAGGTCCTGCTGGAACAGCCGCAGCTGGTCAAACGCGTTCACCGCGATTACTTCCGCGCCGGGGCCAACATCGCCATCACAGCGAGCTACCAGGCCACCCCGCTCGGATTTGCCCGCCGGGGCATTTCTGAGGAGGCGGCCCTGGAACGGGTGGCGTTGAGTGTGCAGCTGGCCGATGAAGCGCGCCGCGAGCACCTCGCCGAAAACCCGGACGCTGGCCCGCTGCTGATAGCGGGTTCGGTGGGACCCTACGGTGCTTACCTCGCGGACGGATCGGAATACCGGGGTGATTACAGCCTCAGCCGAAACGAGTTCATGGAGTTCCATCGGCCACGGATTGCGGCACTGGTGGAGGCGGGCGCCGACCTTCTGGCCTGTGAGACGATTCCGTCTTTGCCGGAGGCAGAGGCCCTTTTGGCCCTGATGGAAGAGTTCGACGTCGAGTCCTGGCTCTCGTTCACGCTCCGGGACGGCGGCCACATCAGTGACGGTACGCCACTGGCCCAGGTGGCCAAGGTCTGCGGGGAGCAGCCGCTCGTCGTGGCAATCGGCGTGAACTGTGTGCCGTTGGAGCTGGTTTCCCCTGCCCTGGCCGCCCTCGGTGAAGCCACGGACAAGCCCCTCATCGCCTATCCGAATTCGGGCGAAAGCTATGACGCGGTCACCAAAACATGGGGGCCCGCCGTCGCCGTCCCCGGGGGCGGGCAGCCCGCAAGCCTGGCAGAAGGTACCGCCGTCTGGCGTGAACTCGGGGCCCGGCTGGTGGGCGGATGCTGCCGAACCACGCCCGAGGATATCGCCGGCGTCGCCGGCCGCCTCGCCTGAGCGCAAGCGATCACCGCGATATCGCCGGGCGCTCGCGCGGAGTTCAGCCGATGATGGGTCGTTCCTCGGGCAGTTGGTAGAGCCTGGGCCGGGATGAAAGTGCTACGGCTGAGGCCACCGTGACGGTGCCTATACGGCCGGTAAACATCAGAGCCATCAGGACCCATTCGGCGTTGACCGGCAGGTGGTAGGTGATTCCTGTACTTAGCCCGACTGTGCCGAATGCAGAGATGGACTCAAACAGCACTTTTTCGAGGCTGTAGTCGGTGAACATCAGCAGCAGCATGGTTCCCATGATCACTGCTCCGACGCCCAGCAGGGCAACAGTGAGCGCTTGCCGTTGCGATGACGAGCTGATCGACCGGTGCGCGATCGTCACCTGTTCGCGCCCGCGGATTTCATTCCAGATCGCAAAGGCCAACACCAGGAAGGTGGTTACCTTGATGCCTCCCGCGGTACCTGCACTGCCGCCGCCGATGAACATCAGGACGTTGGTGACCATCAATGTTTCCGGAGACGCGAGGCCGTAGTCGATGCTGTTGAAACCGGCCGTCCTCGGAAAGACCCCTCCGGCCAGGGAGCCCAGCAGCTTTCCTCCGAAGCTGAGCGGGCCCAGCGTTTCCGGCCGGTTCCATTCGAACGCCGCGAACAGGGCGATCCCCGCCACGAGAAGCAGCAGTGTGCCATAGATGGTGAGGCGGAGGTGGACACTCCAGTCCTTGATCCTGGTCCCGCCTCTGAGGAGTTGGATGATGACAGGAAAACCAAGTCCTCCGGCAATGATGGCCGCGCAGATCGGAACGATGATCCATGGATCTTCCGCGAAGCCGATGAGGTTGTCGCTGTAGAGGCCGAATCCTGCATTGTTGAATGCCGAAACAGCGTGGAAAATGCCGTGCCACAACGCCGTGGCGGGATTGCGGTCATAGGCGATCCAGAAGCGGGCTGTCAGGATGGTGGCGGTGGCTGCCTCGAAGAAGAGCATGATCCTGGCCACCCGGAACAGCACTGCCCGGACATCGCCAAAGTTCAGCGTGTGGGTTTCGGATTGCGCCACGAGCTGGCCTCTTAAGCCGATGCTCTTGCGCACAAGCAGTGCCAGCAGCGTTGCCAAGGTCATGATCCCGAACCCTCCGACCTGGATGAGTCCGAGGATTACACCTTGGCCGAACGGGGTCCAGAATGTTGCCGTGTCAACGGTGATCAGGCCGGTAACGCAGACCGCGGAGACGGAGGTGAAGAGTGCTGTTGTGAACGTGTCGCCCTCATCTCCTGTCCGAGATATCGGCAGCATCAGCAACATTGCCCCCACAATGATGACGGCCAGGAATGCCAGCGGCACTGAGCGGACCGGGTGCAGCAGACCTCTCTTGAAACGCTCTCCCTCGTCGGCAAAGACTCGCACCTGGCTCCGGCGGATGATTGGACTGTCCGTCATGTGGCACCGGCTCCTAGTGGTTCTGCTTCTGCTTCCGCTCCCACGTTCCGGATACCTGGCGGGCGGCCGGCCTTGGACCACGCCCGATAGAGGACGCCAGCAATAGCGAGGGCAGCCGCGAGACTTGCGACGGGAAGACCGCGGGATAAATTGGCGATGAGCGTGAACGTGACGACGAGCGTGCCGGCAATGTTCATGATCAAATAACCGAGGTGACGGGCACGGCGGGAGAAGACGGCCATGGACATCAGTCCTGCGAGGAAGCTGAGAAAGACCGACACGGCGTAGAACAGGACAAGCTCCTGATCATTTCCACCTGCTGCAGCCGTGGCCGCTCCAGCCAGGAGAGCAAACAGGCCCACTCCCCAATAGGGGGTGTGATGAGTGTTGGTGTGGCCCAGACGGGCTGAGAGTATGCCGACGGTTGTTCCTTTCGGACTGGTGTGTCGCGCAAGCGCTTTAAGCAGACCAGGGCCAGCCTGGAAGGACGAACTCGCCGCTGCCAGGAGCAGGAGGGCGGTGACGAGTTGGAAGGCGGCAAAGACGGGTCCGGGCGCGGCCAGCCGTGCGAGTTCTGCTATCTGGGTGCTGTGTTGGGGTGGGATTCCGACCTGCAAGAGAGCAGCTTCCGCTGCCAGGCCAAGCGTAATGGTTCCAACAATGGTGAGGGTGAGCCAGAGGGTAACGCGTCCGAAGCGGCTTCTGCCCGGGTTGTCCAGCTGTCCCAGTTGCGCGATCGCGGAGGACGGAGCCTCGACACCGGTGGCGAGGGCCATGGCGACCGGAAAAGCCAGGATCACTGCTATCGCCGGGGGCTGCCCCGGTGTGTTGGTGATGGTGCCTATCGGCCGCGGTGTCGCGCCCAGACCGTAAAACAGGACGACAGCGGCGACGATGATGAACGCCAGAGTCATCGAAGCGAAGACCAGTCTCCCAAGGTGGCCGAACCAGGTGATTCCCCCGACGAGGACGACCAGGCACAAAGCCAGCAATACCCGCCAAGGCGCCAAGGCCGGGAAGTAGGCAATCGCGGCTGAGGCGCCGGCCGAGACGCTGATGGCAATGGTGAGGACAAAATCGACCACGAGCGCGCCGATGGGGATAAAGGACCAGCCGTCTCCGAAGGCTTCACCCGTTGCGGCTGCGGCACCGCCACCCTGCGGATAGCGGATGATCAGCTGCCTGTAGTTAAGGATGACCAACGCGATGATCGCCACGACAAGGAGCATCGTCGGCACCAGCAGCGCCAAGTCACCGCCCAAGGCCCGCAGGGCTGCTTCGATGGCGTAGGCGACTGAGGAAACAGGGTCAGCCATCACTGCGAACGCGAAGGCGAGCAACAGCGCTGTGCGGGAGTGCAGAAGGCCACCGGTCTGCGCGTGGCTTTTGAATCGGCTCATCTACATAGACCCGGGGCCGACGGGGATTCCATCGTCCAGCGGAAGCAGATGTTCGGCATCAGACCCGTCACATCCTGCTATGGATCTCCTGGGAGGCCCGTCCACGTTGGAGGACATAAACTCCAATGCCTCCTGGTCAAGTGGATACGGATGGCATACAGCTCGAAAGAACGCCGGACGCGCGACAGCGCTGACACCACAACAATGCACACGATAACACGACCGCGATGTTGATGATCCTGAGGCCCACGAGGGTAAACACGAGCACGAGCGGCCGCGACTTAGGGGCCGCTCGGGGTGCCTGCAGGTCTGGTAGGCGGCAGGGGTTTCGCTGATGGCGTTCTTCCGGTATCTTCCGACGAAAGAGGCCATGATCATCGATCACAGGGCGGCGAACCGATGAAAACCCCAGCTGCCGTTAATGCAGAGCGGGTATCGAAGGCTGTAGGCGGATTTCCAGTCCTGGACGAGGTGTGTCTTGATGTGGGGCCGTCGGAAATTCATGCCCTGATAGGGCTGAACGGCGCCGGAAAGACAACGTTGATGCGGATACTGCTTGGCATGCTCAAACCGGACCGGGTATCCGTGCACTTGGCGCGGATCCCGGTATTCGATTCGCCTGCGCAGGTATGGTCAAGAGTCGGACAGATGCTGGAGACTCCCTTCGCGTACCCGGAGTTGACTGCGCGCGAGAACGTGTACTGCTCCGCACGGTTGCATGGAATGCGCCGGGAGGCAGCCGACCTCGCCACGAGGCGTGCATTATCTGATCTGGGTCTGGAGCGCTATGCCCGTCAGCGTGTCGGGACGCTGTCCCTTGGAAACCGGCAGCGTGTCGGTCTGGCGGCCGCCCTGGTCCATGGACCGGATGTGCTTGTCCTGGACGAGCCGACCAATGCCCTGGACCCCCGCGGTGTCATCGTTCTTCGCCGGCTACTTCGGGAGGCGTGCCGGGACAGGGGCGCCGCCATCCTTGTCTCGAGCCACCACCTTGATGAAGTCTCACGGATGGCAGACAGGATTAGCGTGCTTCACCGGGGAAGGATCATCGGTTCACTGCAGCCAGGGACAGTGGACCTTGAACGCCGGTTCTTCGATCTCGTGCTGCACTCCGACCTGCATGAGCAGGGGCAATAGTGAGCACTTCCGCCGAGGCCAGGGAGTTCGAGGCCCTGAAGTTCCGCCGGGCACCGGTGGTACGGACCGTGTCCGTCCTGATTGGTGTCGCCCTTCCGGTACTCGCGGCGGCCTTCATGGTCGCGGCGACCTCTGACGGCTCCAGCCAGATTGGTCTCAAAGCTGCTGCCATGCTGACTGGTACAGGCTGGGACGGGTATCTGGCGATAGTGGGAATGCTCCTGTCCGTCGGGGCGCTGATGGGTATTGGTTTCGTGGTGTGCTGGTGCTTCGGGCGCGAGTTCACTGAAAAGACCGAGGCCTGCCTCTTTGCCTTGCCGGTCAGTCGGCGGCGGCTGGCCTACGCGAAGTTTACGGTGATCCTTCTCTGGTCACTTGTGCTTTGCCTGACCAGCGTAATGGTTGCCTTGCTTGCAGGCGTCATCATCGGTCTGGGCCTGCCGGGTCCTGAACTGCTCGGTGCCGCGGGGAAGGCATGGTGCGGGGGTGTCCTCGCAGCCCTGCTGGCTTGTCCCCTTGCTGTCGTGGCCAGCATGGCCCGCGGCTACCTTCCCGGCGTCGGCGCACTGGTGCTCCTGGTGGTCATCACCCAGGTGGTGACTGCGTTTGGAGCCGGGGCGTGGTTTCCCTATGCAGCGCCCGGGCTATGGATGGGCATGGGCGGTGCTGCCGCAGCCGAAACGGTTAGCCCACTGCAACTCTTCCTCTGCCTCCCGGTCGCCCTGCTCGGCATCGCTATAACCGGTCAGTGGTGGAAGGACATGCAAATCAGTTCGGGCTAGGACAGGCACGACCCTCGTCCCGGGCCTGCTCTACCCGGCCGCGGTCTTCGGCATTGGCCAGCCCGCCCAGGCGAATGGCTCAATCATCAAGAACGCAACAGGAAGCCCGGCAGCCTCCGCCCTGATCGTCCAGAGCCAAGACGCTGTCTTGGCCCTGTGGAGCGGAACACCATCTCCGGGCTGGAGGCCTTGCTTGGCCAGCCATCCGTGAACGTCACCACTGAACCTTGACGTCGCCGCCCGGTAACGGCCTCGGCAACCAATATGCCTACGCAATGAAAGAATGACGGCATGGCACGTGGAACGCTGCGGATCTTCCTCGGGGCAGCGCCCGGGGTCGGCAAGACCTTCGCCATGCTCGAGGAGGCCCACGGCTTGCTGGGCAAGGGCCACGACGTGGTCGTCGCCCTAGTGATGGACCATGGACGGGTCGGCACCAGGGCCCTGCTGGACGGTCTGGAGGTAGTCCCGCCCAAGGTCCTGAGCTACCGTGGAACCAGCTTCGAAGAGATGGACATTGACGCTGTCCTGGCCCGCAAACCCGCCACGGCCATCGTGGACGAATACGCCCACTCCAACATCCCGGGCAGCCGCCATGAAAAACGCTGGCAGGACATCGAAGAACTTCTCGATGCCGGGATCAACGTTCACTCCACGGTGAACGTCCAGCATCTGGCCTCGCTCGGGGATGTGGTCAGTGCGATCGCCGGGGTAAAGCAGTCCGAAGCCGTTCCCGATGACATTGTCCGCCGGGCCGATCAGATCGACTTGGTGGACATATCCCCCGAACTGCTTCGCCAGCGCCTCAGCGAAGGCAGCATCTACGCGCCGGACAAAATCGACGCCGCCCTGTCCAACTACTTCCGGCTGGGAAACCTGACCGCGCTCCGTGAACTGGCTCTGCTGTGGCTGGCAGACAGGGTGGACGAAGGGCTCTCCCGCTACCGCGCTGAAAACAATATCGTCGCAACCTGGCCTGCCCGTCAGCGGATCGTTGTCGGGCTCACTGGCGGTACGGAAGGTGAAGTGCTCATCCGCAGGGCTGCCCGGGCGCTGACTCGGGTCAGCGGCGGAGACCTGCTCGCCGTCCACGTCCGCGACTCCGACGGCGGAACTAGCGAATCCCCGCGCTCACTTGAAGCCCAGCGTCAGCTGGTGGCAGACCTCGGTGGCAGCTACCACACCGTCGCTGGCGACGACGCGGCCCGGGCGCTGCTGGACTTCGCCCGGAGCGTCAACGCCACCCAGATCGTCATTGGTGTCTCCCAGCACAAGGCAATGACACGGCTTTTCGCCGGAGCCGGCATCGGTGCCCGGGTGGTGCGCGGATCCGGGGACATCGACGTGCTCATGGTCTCCCATCCGCTGGGAGCCAAAGGAACCGGGAGCCAGCCACGCGGTGCGCTTGGCCGACGACGGGTGGCGTCCGGATTTGCACTCGCCGTCGTCCTCCCGGTCCTGCTGCAGGTTGTGCTCGGCCAAAGCCCCGAACACAATGTCGGCACCGCCGCGCTGCTCCAGTTGACCGGGTCCGTCACTGTGGCCCTGGTCGGCGGATTGTGGCCGGCCATCCTTGCGGCCATGTGGAGCAGCCTGCTGGTGAACTACTTCTCCACACCTCCGCTGGGCACACTGACCATCAGCGACCCGCAAAACGTTCTGGCCCTCCTGGTGTTCGTCGGAGTGTCCACCGCGGT
Above is a window of Arthrobacter pascens DNA encoding:
- a CDS encoding IclR family transcriptional regulator — translated: MPKTSSMGRGIMAVLAVGSRTADGLPGGTVADIAADLGKDRSQVSRSLRTAQQEGFLARGDHRSYALDWSLLTDAQLLTEQRLQTDGVTALEGLAAETDEGCFLGILSGDSTVTVGERVPASSNMVGSWLGRPYPAYCSDAGQALLWEASDDEVRTVFSGVAFVRHGPKTPVDVDDFLSRLRTARARGYSIVDEEAEPGLYSLAVPIRDFKGDVVAALQTVGAKTRLEPRRESCAKALQSWGKWLESTLGRA
- a CDS encoding IclR family transcriptional regulator; this encodes MDSSSEASSMAQGLRIVRLVADREKWGRRLLGVSQLAAELEMEQSRVSRLTQELCELGLLERVERGPFRTGPRFFGLAAALNTGWVRESRSELEALVASFGLRARVSVREGFRVILLRASSNDAVPGSFVKPGMVTPVWCTGSGRALLWDHGTPAVEALLEGVNFIGVGGPGAAHSPQEVAELLDRDRARGFILAEEEFEHGVYELAVPVRRADGSILAALSVLGGRAEIESGTDDIAAALTAAGQRLGSNDGRARENDGRKGLAG
- a CDS encoding cyclase family protein; translation: MTQATTTTALWDSLELLLAGRSFTDLTHAFHPGQPHFPAFPDEVREAVFDLEKGDGFTAHRYSIIGQWGTHVDPPSHFIRGGRTLDQIPVEEMILPLVILDISGRVTADADATPTMADVQAWEERNGAIPSGSFVALRTGWSHRWPYAGAMANRDDDGVSHTPGWSHEVLSFLIEERSVTAVGHEQTDTDPGLATSRQDFTLETYVLAQNRWQIELMANLDGLPEAGAALIASWPKPLGGSGFPARIVAIH
- a CDS encoding ABC transporter permease, with the translated sequence MSTSAEAREFEALKFRRAPVVRTVSVLIGVALPVLAAAFMVAATSDGSSQIGLKAAAMLTGTGWDGYLAIVGMLLSVGALMGIGFVVCWCFGREFTEKTEACLFALPVSRRRLAYAKFTVILLWSLVLCLTSVMVALLAGVIIGLGLPGPELLGAAGKAWCGGVLAALLACPLAVVASMARGYLPGVGALVLLVVITQVVTAFGAGAWFPYAAPGLWMGMGGAAAAETVSPLQLFLCLPVALLGIAITGQWWKDMQISSG
- a CDS encoding DUF4118 domain-containing protein is translated as MARGTLRIFLGAAPGVGKTFAMLEEAHGLLGKGHDVVVALVMDHGRVGTRALLDGLEVVPPKVLSYRGTSFEEMDIDAVLARKPATAIVDEYAHSNIPGSRHEKRWQDIEELLDAGINVHSTVNVQHLASLGDVVSAIAGVKQSEAVPDDIVRRADQIDLVDISPELLRQRLSEGSIYAPDKIDAALSNYFRLGNLTALRELALLWLADRVDEGLSRYRAENNIVATWPARQRIVVGLTGGTEGEVLIRRAARALTRVSGGDLLAVHVRDSDGGTSESPRSLEAQRQLVADLGGSYHTVAGDDAARALLDFARSVNATQIVIGVSQHKAMTRLFAGAGIGARVVRGSGDIDVLMVSHPLGAKGTGSQPRGALGRRRVASGFALAVVLPVLLQVVLGQSPEHNVGTAALLQLTGSVTVALVGGLWPAILAAMWSSLLVNYFSTPPLGTLTISDPQNVLALLVFVGVSTAVALVVDRSARRSKEAARARVEAVTLSELARGAVRSADSLTALLDQAVDVFQVRSAALFTAETSVDPGAAGGDDVSWHRVAAAGENPPDSMADAENIERIDAATALVLTGRTLPASDRRLLSAFAAHVTALQERKQLSMSRRENLRLAEGNTMRTAILRAVSHDLRTPLTGIKLAVSSLRQTGVRFTQEEEKEMLATIEDYTDRLDLLVGNLLDMSRITSDAVNPLLRPLRWYEVLPGALQGVPPGSVRVDLAPNMPEIDADAGMLERVIANIVENAHKYAPNSDIVIVGTVGGLGTATIKGRPTGELRIIDHGQGVPAENVVAMFRPFQRLDDIPSVTGVGLGLAVAKGFLEAMGGTLTAEPTPGGGLTMVIRLPLSTGTPWEGTHDAVTTESQSVLKAWKKPELHLPGQVKKTS
- the mmuM gene encoding homocysteine S-methyltransferase, with translation MPSNTKLSRLLEAGADLTVDGALATELEAHGCNLEDPLWSAKVLLEQPQLVKRVHRDYFRAGANIAITASYQATPLGFARRGISEEAALERVALSVQLADEARREHLAENPDAGPLLIAGSVGPYGAYLADGSEYRGDYSLSRNEFMEFHRPRIAALVEAGADLLACETIPSLPEAEALLALMEEFDVESWLSFTLRDGGHISDGTPLAQVAKVCGEQPLVVAIGVNCVPLELVSPALAALGEATDKPLIAYPNSGESYDAVTKTWGPAVAVPGGGQPASLAEGTAVWRELGARLVGGCCRTTPEDIAGVAGRLA
- a CDS encoding amino acid permease, translating into MEPLSPVRLEPRPDTSSSTESGLRRSMGPRHLVMIAMGGVIGSGLFLSSGYTISQAGPLGAVLAYLIGAFVVYLVMACLGELAIAYPVSGAFHIYAARSIGPATGFTTAWLYWLCWAVAIGSEFTASGLLMQRWFPGVDVWVWCVIFAAVLFGLNAVSSKFFGESEFWFAIVKVGAIIVLIVFGGAALFGFHPLSEAANHPSLFQNFNTSGGLFPNGFTGVLVTALAVFYAFSGSELIGVAAGETTDPATSIPKAMRSTVIRLLIFFVGAIAVIAATIPFEQVGLDESPFVTVFSSIGIPFAADIMNFVIITALLSAGNSGLFSCARMLYSLADEGHAPQALKKLTRRGIPMIALSVSMLGGLASLISSVVAPETVYLALVSVAGFAVVGVWMSITASHFFHRRAFVKNGGDVAALAYRAPLFPLVPILAFSLCLISLVGIAYDPNQVAALYFGVTFVGVCYAFFYFKYGRKARFGQPA
- a CDS encoding ABC transporter ATP-binding protein yields the protein MKTPAAVNAERVSKAVGGFPVLDEVCLDVGPSEIHALIGLNGAGKTTLMRILLGMLKPDRVSVHLARIPVFDSPAQVWSRVGQMLETPFAYPELTARENVYCSARLHGMRREAADLATRRALSDLGLERYARQRVGTLSLGNRQRVGLAAALVHGPDVLVLDEPTNALDPRGVIVLRRLLREACRDRGAAILVSSHHLDEVSRMADRISVLHRGRIIGSLQPGTVDLERRFFDLVLHSDLHEQGQ
- a CDS encoding TrkH family potassium uptake protein, which translates into the protein MTDSPIIRRSQVRVFADEGERFKRGLLHPVRSVPLAFLAVIIVGAMLLMLPISRTGDEGDTFTTALFTSVSAVCVTGLITVDTATFWTPFGQGVILGLIQVGGFGIMTLATLLALLVRKSIGLRGQLVAQSETHTLNFGDVRAVLFRVARIMLFFEAATATILTARFWIAYDRNPATALWHGIFHAVSAFNNAGFGLYSDNLIGFAEDPWIIVPICAAIIAGGLGFPVIIQLLRGGTRIKDWSVHLRLTIYGTLLLLVAGIALFAAFEWNRPETLGPLSFGGKLLGSLAGGVFPRTAGFNSIDYGLASPETLMVTNVLMFIGGGSAGTAGGIKVTTFLVLAFAIWNEIRGREQVTIAHRSISSSSQRQALTVALLGVGAVIMGTMLLLMFTDYSLEKVLFESISAFGTVGLSTGITYHLPVNAEWVLMALMFTGRIGTVTVASAVALSSRPRLYQLPEERPIIG